A genomic window from Erythrobacter sp. BLCC-B19 includes:
- a CDS encoding tetratricopeptide repeat protein: protein MRLGWMIGAGLALCTAAGVQAETLPVSGIYAAGADAPSRVRSIAIADFSGRGGERLAFAIDSALRGAVIEGQPWFDLTFTAPAFGESYTYDGGLDGGAADGGPDAVLRGIGEVEWHDADSGTKQVEECVARDDNDKCIEKKKVNVPCRARHVTLRPEVRLVARDGTLLYAKGDTLTTSQRFCHDEERKPQVSAMTEELAARFAGAVRSDLAPVQLLQDIRVLESRQGMAKADQAAFKTALRLTKTDIVAACRAFDALEASNPQNITILFNIGLCHESAGDLAAAEARYVDVLAIKPGKLEPQEALARIASRRRAELQIDLHYPEQAR, encoded by the coding sequence ATGCGGCTGGGATGGATGATCGGCGCGGGCCTTGCGCTGTGCACAGCAGCCGGCGTGCAGGCAGAGACGCTGCCCGTCTCCGGGATCTATGCGGCCGGAGCCGATGCGCCTTCGCGGGTACGTTCCATCGCGATTGCCGACTTCTCCGGGCGCGGGGGCGAGCGGTTGGCCTTTGCGATCGATTCCGCCCTGCGCGGCGCAGTGATCGAAGGGCAGCCGTGGTTCGACCTCACCTTCACCGCGCCTGCCTTTGGCGAAAGCTATACCTATGACGGCGGGCTTGATGGCGGCGCGGCCGATGGCGGCCCCGATGCGGTGCTGCGCGGGATTGGCGAGGTCGAATGGCACGATGCCGATTCCGGCACCAAGCAGGTCGAGGAATGTGTCGCGCGCGATGACAATGACAAGTGCATCGAGAAGAAGAAGGTCAACGTCCCCTGCCGTGCCCGCCATGTGACCCTGCGCCCCGAGGTGCGGTTGGTCGCGCGCGATGGCACGCTGCTTTATGCCAAAGGCGACACGCTCACCACCAGTCAGCGCTTCTGCCATGACGAGGAGCGCAAGCCGCAGGTCTCGGCCATGACCGAGGAACTGGCGGCACGCTTTGCCGGCGCCGTTCGCAGCGATCTGGCGCCGGTGCAGCTGTTGCAGGACATCCGCGTGCTGGAAAGCCGCCAGGGCATGGCCAAGGCCGATCAAGCCGCGTTCAAGACCGCGCTTCGCCTCACCAAGACCGATATTGTCGCCGCTTGTCGCGCTTTCGACGCGCTGGAGGCCAGCAATCCGCAGAACATCACGATCCTGTTCAACATCGGGTTGTGCCATGAGAGCGCCGGCGATCTGGCAGCCGCCGAGGCGCGCTATGTCGATGTATTGGCGATCAAACCCGGCAAGCTTGAGCCGCAGGAAGCCCTCGCCCGCATCGCTTCGCGGCGGCGGGCCGAGCTGCAAATCGACCTCCATTATCCCGAGCAAGCGCGCTGA
- a CDS encoding histone deacetylase family protein, whose protein sequence is MLTFCSRAQSAHAPSFELVNGAAEAHAETPARLANMLAEMGEVREPADHGLAPIVAVHDPDYLAFLQSAHEAWLGAGREGDAIGYAFPVRGRRPLDLERIDGRLGQYGFDTVTPIAAGTWEAAYGAAQAALSALDAVASGALRQAFALCRPPGHHAGADYFGGYCYLNNAAIAARAAAARGMGPVAVLDVDYHHGNGTQDIFWEDGSVFFASIHADPRTDFPYFWGHADERGAGDGEGTTFNQPLPRGTGWAEYEPALGKALEAISRFGAKTLIVSYGADTFADDPITQFALTTDDMERVGAMIGAAGLPTVAVMEGGYNVTALGRNVAAFIAGLEGG, encoded by the coding sequence ATGCTGACCTTCTGCTCCCGCGCCCAGAGCGCCCACGCCCCCTCCTTCGAGCTGGTCAATGGTGCAGCAGAGGCGCACGCCGAAACCCCGGCGCGGCTTGCCAATATGCTGGCTGAGATGGGCGAAGTGCGCGAACCTGCCGATCACGGGCTTGCACCGATCGTGGCGGTGCATGATCCCGATTACCTCGCCTTCCTGCAATCGGCGCATGAGGCCTGGCTGGGTGCCGGGCGCGAAGGCGATGCCATCGGCTATGCCTTTCCCGTCCGCGGGCGGAGGCCGCTCGATCTCGAGCGGATCGACGGGAGGCTCGGGCAATATGGCTTCGACACCGTCACTCCGATTGCGGCGGGCACGTGGGAGGCCGCCTACGGCGCGGCGCAAGCGGCACTGAGCGCACTCGATGCCGTCGCGAGCGGCGCGCTGCGACAGGCCTTTGCGCTGTGCCGCCCGCCCGGGCACCATGCGGGGGCGGACTACTTCGGCGGCTATTGCTACCTCAACAACGCCGCCATCGCCGCGCGCGCAGCGGCGGCGCGGGGGATGGGGCCGGTCGCGGTGCTCGATGTCGACTATCACCACGGCAACGGCACGCAGGACATCTTCTGGGAGGACGGCAGCGTCTTCTTCGCCTCGATCCACGCCGACCCGCGCACCGATTTCCCCTATTTCTGGGGCCATGCCGACGAGCGCGGCGCGGGCGACGGCGAAGGCACGACCTTCAACCAGCCGCTGCCGCGCGGCACGGGATGGGCGGAATATGAACCCGCGCTGGGCAAGGCGCTCGAAGCGATCAGCCGCTTCGGCGCAAAGACGCTGATCGTCAGCTACGGCGCCGATACCTTTGCCGATGACCCGATCACGCAATTCGCGCTGACGACCGACGACATGGAGCGCGTTGGCGCGATGATCGGCGCGGCGGGCCTGCCGACGGTGGCCGTGATGGAAGGCGGCTACAACGTCACGGCGCTGGGCCGCAACGTCGCTGCCTTCATTGCCGGGCTGGAGGGCGGTTAG
- a CDS encoding LysR substrate-binding domain-containing protein — protein MSTYLPTIKQLQYLVALHEHGHFGKAADASFVSQSTLSAGIRELESLLGVTLVERSRRVVRFTALGEQVVAKANRLLREAEELADLVQASGKPLSGELRMSVIPTIAPFLLPRILPRLKAERPDLKLMLREETSHDALESLSHGRVDCVLLALPFDTGDAAIAHIADDRLFIAFPKDDPRDPPPSIKPEMIDQGRLLLLEDGHCLRDHALAACNRAELRASAAMIGTSLHTLVQLVDNDLGLTMLPEMALKAGILAGTDVVARPVDSPTAKREIVLAWRKNSPREADFLLLAEELRAG, from the coding sequence ATGTCCACCTACCTGCCCACCATCAAGCAGCTGCAATATCTCGTGGCGCTCCACGAGCATGGGCATTTCGGCAAGGCGGCCGATGCCAGCTTCGTGTCGCAATCGACGCTGTCGGCGGGGATCAGGGAGCTCGAATCGTTGCTCGGCGTGACGCTGGTCGAACGCTCGCGCCGGGTGGTGCGGTTCACCGCGCTGGGCGAGCAGGTGGTGGCCAAGGCCAACCGGCTGCTGCGCGAGGCAGAAGAGCTTGCCGATCTGGTGCAGGCCTCGGGCAAGCCGCTCTCGGGCGAATTGCGCATGAGCGTGATCCCCACCATCGCCCCCTTCCTGCTGCCGCGCATCCTGCCCCGCCTCAAGGCCGAGCGCCCCGACCTCAAGCTGATGCTGCGCGAGGAGACGAGCCATGACGCGCTCGAATCACTCTCTCACGGGCGGGTCGATTGCGTGCTGCTGGCCCTGCCCTTCGACACCGGCGATGCCGCGATCGCGCATATCGCCGACGACCGGCTGTTCATTGCCTTCCCCAAGGATGACCCGCGCGATCCCCCGCCATCGATCAAGCCCGAGATGATCGATCAGGGCCGCCTGCTGCTGCTCGAGGACGGCCACTGCCTGCGCGATCATGCGCTGGCCGCCTGCAACCGCGCCGAACTGCGGGCGAGCGCGGCGATGATCGGGACGAGCCTCCACACGCTGGTGCAGCTGGTCGACAACGACCTTGGCCTTACCATGCTCCCTGAAATGGCATTGAAGGCGGGGATTCTTGCCGGCACCGATGTGGTCGCGCGCCCGGTCGACAGCCCGACGGCCAAGCGCGAGATCGTGCTGGCGTGGCGCAAAAACTCGCCGAGAGAGGCCGATTTCCTGCTGCTGGCCGAGGAACTGCGCGCAGGCTAG
- a CDS encoding thiamine pyrophosphate-binding protein, which produces MTDSTRSAAALLVDCLAVQGCDRIFTVPGESFLAVLDALPDAAQIDVVTCRQEGGVAFMACADGAMTGRPGVAFVTRGPGATNASIGVHVAHQDSQPMILFVGDVARGAQGREGFQEVDFSAFFGPICKWAARIDDPLRIPEYIARAYAVAINGRPGPVVLALPEDMLVEQVPAALAPRPMALRPAQAVCPDAMRALFDLIGDAASPIAIIGGAGWNAKAREYFQQFAEGIGLPVATAFRRQDAIAPDSPVYAGNLGYGPNPQLVERVKNADLVIAVGARLGEATTDGYEVPTLEHPGQTLVHIHPDPEELGRVYRTDLALCCSMDEFAECAALWDHSDIIPFDAGAEAHAEWLAWSTPQPSGAAMDLGMCVGAMRASFPADTIICNGAGNFAGWWHRYWRYAAYPGQLAPTCGAMGYGVPAAVAAALRFPDRTVVAVAGDGDFLMNGQELATAAQYGANMIVIVVDNGAYGTIRMHQEREYPGRVSATALANPDFAMLGAAYGAWSTRAETTEALITALAEARERSGLRLIHALTDLERIAASGATISGLRARAKG; this is translated from the coding sequence ATGACCGATTCAACGCGGAGCGCTGCGGCGCTGCTGGTCGATTGTCTGGCCGTGCAGGGGTGCGATCGGATATTCACGGTGCCGGGTGAAAGCTTCCTCGCGGTGCTCGATGCGCTGCCCGATGCAGCCCAGATCGACGTGGTGACCTGCCGTCAGGAAGGGGGCGTGGCCTTCATGGCTTGCGCGGACGGAGCGATGACAGGTCGGCCCGGCGTGGCCTTCGTCACCCGCGGCCCGGGCGCGACCAATGCCTCGATCGGCGTCCATGTCGCGCATCAGGATTCGCAGCCGATGATTCTGTTCGTGGGCGATGTGGCGCGCGGGGCGCAGGGGCGCGAGGGGTTTCAGGAGGTCGACTTCAGCGCCTTCTTCGGCCCCATCTGCAAATGGGCCGCGCGGATCGATGATCCGCTGCGCATCCCCGAATATATCGCCCGCGCCTATGCCGTCGCCATCAATGGGCGGCCCGGCCCGGTGGTGCTCGCCCTGCCCGAAGATATGCTGGTGGAGCAGGTGCCCGCCGCCCTCGCCCCGCGCCCCATGGCGCTGCGCCCGGCGCAGGCGGTGTGCCCGGATGCGATGCGGGCGCTGTTCGATCTGATCGGCGATGCGGCAAGCCCGATCGCGATCATCGGCGGCGCGGGCTGGAACGCCAAGGCGCGCGAGTATTTTCAGCAATTCGCCGAAGGGATCGGCCTGCCCGTGGCGACCGCTTTCCGCCGACAGGATGCGATCGCGCCCGACAGCCCGGTCTATGCCGGGAACCTGGGCTATGGCCCCAATCCGCAGCTGGTCGAGCGGGTCAAGAACGCCGATCTCGTCATCGCTGTCGGCGCACGGCTGGGCGAGGCGACCACGGATGGCTACGAGGTGCCAACCCTCGAACATCCCGGCCAGACCCTCGTCCACATTCACCCCGACCCGGAAGAGCTGGGGCGCGTCTATCGCACCGATCTGGCGCTGTGCTGTTCCATGGACGAATTCGCCGAATGTGCCGCCTTGTGGGATCACAGCGACATCATCCCCTTCGATGCAGGGGCCGAGGCTCACGCCGAATGGCTCGCCTGGTCGACCCCGCAGCCCTCGGGCGCGGCGATGGATCTGGGGATGTGCGTGGGCGCGATGCGGGCGAGCTTTCCCGCCGATACGATCATCTGCAACGGCGCGGGCAATTTTGCCGGGTGGTGGCACCGCTACTGGCGTTACGCCGCCTACCCCGGCCAGCTCGCCCCCACCTGCGGGGCGATGGGCTATGGCGTGCCCGCCGCGGTCGCTGCTGCGCTGCGCTTCCCTGACCGCACCGTGGTTGCGGTGGCGGGGGACGGCGACTTCCTGATGAACGGGCAGGAGCTCGCCACAGCCGCGCAATATGGCGCAAACATGATCGTGATCGTCGTCGACAACGGCGCTTATGGCACCATCCGGATGCATCAGGAGCGCGAATATCCGGGCCGCGTCTCGGCCACCGCGCTCGCCAACCCCGATTTCGCGATGCTGGGCGCGGCCTATGGTGCCTGGAGCACGCGGGCCGAGACCACCGAAGCTCTTATCACAGCGCTCGCTGAAGCCCGCGAGCGCAGCGGTCTGCGGCTGATCCACGCGCTCACCGATCTCGAGCGGATCGCGGCGAGCGGCGCGACCATTTCCGGCCTGCGCGCGAGGGCAAAGGGCTGA
- a CDS encoding MFS transporter, whose protein sequence is MTTSTHLMRQRRFLPLFLTQLLNALNDNLYKNAMVLFVVYSVYDSPEMETLISGVATALFVLPFVLFSATAGQLADMRNKTTIIRWIKFAEIIIMSVGATGLLLASQGAQIETLALPLMFTALFAMGVHSTFFGPIKYAILPQHLHKDEVLAGTGLVEAGTYVAILVGMMLGGAMHITTSIIAVVGIAVVGYIVCRWVPPAPAQTEETKVDWNPIRASKDLIAFSMGNLELRYSVLAISYFWAIAAILSVQFIPLAKNVLLADKQVAAVLLVAFSAGIAIGSVSINALLKGDISARYSAPSVLVLAVLLVGFYALCRMWNLEPSGELFTVWEFLAQPLALALTANLLFIAIAGGMFVVPLYAFLTTRVDKSEASRSVAANNFISSVFMVIGAGIAGALGPLGIPLQEQLLLSLVLCFFSASLARKLHQVEQTRPAEAETLRQ, encoded by the coding sequence ATGACAACATCGACCCACCTGATGCGCCAGCGGCGATTTCTGCCGCTGTTCCTGACGCAGCTGCTGAACGCGCTCAACGACAATCTCTACAAGAACGCGATGGTGCTGTTCGTGGTCTATTCGGTCTACGATTCGCCCGAGATGGAGACGCTGATCAGCGGCGTCGCCACCGCGCTGTTCGTGCTGCCCTTCGTGCTGTTTTCCGCCACCGCGGGCCAACTCGCCGACATGCGCAACAAGACCACGATCATCCGCTGGATCAAGTTTGCCGAGATCATCATCATGTCGGTCGGCGCGACCGGCCTGCTGCTCGCCTCGCAAGGCGCGCAGATCGAAACTCTCGCCCTGCCGCTGATGTTCACCGCGCTGTTCGCGATGGGGGTGCATTCGACCTTCTTCGGCCCGATCAAATACGCGATCCTGCCGCAGCATTTGCACAAGGATGAAGTGCTGGCAGGCACGGGGTTGGTCGAGGCGGGCACCTATGTCGCGATTCTTGTCGGCATGATGCTGGGCGGGGCGATGCATATCACCACCAGCATCATTGCCGTCGTGGGGATCGCGGTGGTGGGTTACATCGTGTGCCGCTGGGTGCCGCCCGCGCCTGCCCAGACCGAAGAAACCAAGGTCGACTGGAACCCGATCCGCGCGTCGAAAGACCTGATCGCCTTCTCGATGGGCAATCTTGAACTGCGCTATTCGGTGCTGGCGATCAGCTATTTCTGGGCGATTGCGGCGATCCTTTCGGTGCAGTTCATCCCGCTCGCCAAGAATGTGCTGCTGGCCGACAAGCAGGTCGCCGCGGTCTTGCTGGTCGCGTTCTCGGCGGGAATCGCGATCGGATCGGTCTCGATCAACGCGCTGCTGAAAGGCGATATTTCGGCGCGCTATTCGGCGCCTTCGGTGCTGGTGCTGGCGGTGCTGCTGGTGGGCTTTTACGCGCTGTGCCGGATGTGGAATCTCGAGCCTTCGGGCGAGCTGTTCACGGTGTGGGAATTCCTCGCCCAGCCGCTCGCGCTGGCGCTGACGGCAAACCTGCTGTTCATCGCGATTGCAGGCGGGATGTTCGTGGTGCCGCTCTACGCCTTCCTGACGACGCGGGTCGACAAGTCCGAAGCCTCGCGCTCGGTCGCGGCCAACAATTTCATCTCGTCGGTGTTCATGGTGATCGGCGCAGGGATTGCCGGGGCGCTCGGCCCGCTCGGCATTCCGTTGCAGGAGCAATTGCTGCTGAGTCTGGTGCTGTGCTTCTTCTCGGCCAGCCTCGCGCGCAAGCTTCACCAGGTGGAACAGACGCGCCCGGCGGAAGCCGAAACCCTCAGACAATAA
- a CDS encoding EVE domain-containing protein, with product MAYWLMKSEPFKYSWDDLVAEGEGTWDGVRNYLARNNLMAMQVGDEAFFYHSREGLEIVGIATITVTGIGDPTDETGKWAAVKLKAKEKFPRPVTLAAIKAEPRLAEMQLIRLSRLSVCAVSPEEWAVIREMAGA from the coding sequence ATGGCCTATTGGCTGATGAAATCCGAACCCTTCAAATACAGCTGGGATGACCTTGTCGCCGAGGGCGAAGGGACGTGGGATGGGGTGCGCAACTATCTGGCGCGCAACAACCTCATGGCGATGCAGGTGGGCGACGAGGCGTTCTTCTATCACAGCCGCGAGGGGCTGGAGATTGTCGGGATTGCCACGATCACGGTCACGGGGATCGGCGATCCCACGGATGAAACCGGCAAATGGGCTGCGGTGAAGCTCAAGGCCAAGGAAAAGTTCCCCCGTCCGGTCACGCTCGCTGCCATCAAGGCCGAGCCGCGTCTGGCCGAAATGCAGCTGATCCGCCTGTCGCGCCTGTCGGTGTGTGCGGTCAGCCCTGAAGAATGGGCGGTGATCCGGGAGATGGCCGGCGCCTGA
- the pgsA gene encoding CDP-diacylglycerol--glycerol-3-phosphate 3-phosphatidyltransferase produces the protein MQSLPNILTASRIFAVPLLAFFLWWPEWRAGYLIGFVLYCIIAITDFFDGYLARAQGTVSKLGIFLDPIADKIMVAAVILVLTAQGYLRGPYAGDVHVIAGLIILVREIAVSGLREFLGGIQVSVPVSALAKWKTTFQLVALGALILGGAVHGQPCQSVFEGCGSIAQSWVHLVGLVSLWTAAVLTLITGWDYLRVGLKHMD, from the coding sequence ATGCAGAGCCTACCCAATATCCTCACTGCCTCGCGCATCTTCGCGGTGCCGCTACTGGCCTTTTTCCTGTGGTGGCCGGAATGGCGCGCAGGATACCTGATCGGCTTCGTGCTCTACTGCATCATCGCCATAACTGATTTCTTCGACGGCTATCTCGCGCGTGCGCAGGGGACGGTGTCGAAGCTCGGCATCTTCCTCGATCCGATTGCCGACAAGATCATGGTGGCGGCGGTTATTCTCGTGCTGACCGCGCAAGGCTATCTGCGCGGGCCTTACGCCGGCGATGTCCACGTGATCGCCGGGCTGATCATTCTTGTGCGCGAGATTGCGGTGTCAGGCCTGCGCGAATTTCTGGGGGGGATTCAGGTCTCGGTGCCGGTCTCGGCGCTGGCCAAGTGGAAGACGACCTTTCAGCTGGTGGCATTGGGCGCGCTGATCCTTGGCGGCGCGGTGCACGGGCAGCCGTGCCAGTCGGTGTTCGAAGGCTGCGGCTCGATTGCGCAAAGCTGGGTGCATCTGGTCGGGCTGGTGAGCTTGTGGACGGCGGCCGTGCTGACCTTGATCACCGGCTGGGATTACCTGCGCGTGGGTCTCAAGCACATGGATTGA
- the rnd gene encoding ribonuclease D has protein sequence MKIHPLITTTEALSDLCDRLAKSDFVTVDTEFMRENTYWPELCLVQIANTEEAAAIDPMAPGIDLTPLLNLMCENEDVLKVFHAGGQDVEIIVNLTGKTPHPIFDTQIAMMAISQSEQIGYANLVETWVGVTIDKGARFTDWSRRPLTDRQIEYAIGDVTYLAGIFPKILKKLIKTGRGLWLDAEMEKLADPSNYLTDPGLAWKRIRQPGRNPQVLGRMKALAAWRESEAQHKNIPRGRIMRDETLADIASHPPKVQGDLAKVRGLSPAWKDNDIGKRLMKVLAEAEPLPKSEMPEKIKQGAPLGKEGALVADLLKLLLKIRAREIDVAPRLLTRADEMEALAAGVRKLPVLEGWRYEVFGKDALDLVEGKLAFAVEKGRLKMTHIDDVVAPEAPAPEAPDALAAE, from the coding sequence ATGAAAATCCATCCGCTGATTACCACCACCGAGGCTCTCTCCGACCTCTGCGACCGTCTTGCGAAGTCCGATTTCGTCACGGTCGATACCGAATTCATGCGCGAGAACACCTACTGGCCCGAACTCTGCCTGGTGCAAATCGCCAATACGGAAGAGGCGGCCGCGATCGACCCGATGGCGCCGGGGATCGACCTCACCCCGCTGCTCAATCTGATGTGCGAGAACGAGGATGTGCTGAAGGTCTTCCATGCCGGCGGGCAGGATGTCGAGATCATCGTCAACCTCACCGGCAAGACCCCGCACCCCATCTTCGACACCCAGATCGCGATGATGGCGATCAGCCAGTCCGAACAGATCGGCTATGCCAATCTCGTGGAAACCTGGGTCGGCGTCACCATCGACAAGGGCGCGCGCTTCACCGACTGGAGCCGCCGCCCGCTGACCGACCGCCAGATCGAATATGCCATCGGCGATGTCACCTATCTCGCAGGGATCTTCCCCAAGATCCTGAAAAAGCTGATCAAGACGGGCAGAGGCCTGTGGCTCGATGCCGAGATGGAGAAGCTCGCCGATCCGTCGAACTACCTCACCGATCCGGGTCTCGCATGGAAGCGTATCCGCCAGCCGGGGCGCAATCCGCAGGTGCTCGGGCGGATGAAGGCGCTCGCCGCCTGGCGCGAGAGCGAGGCGCAGCACAAGAACATCCCGCGCGGGCGGATCATGCGGGACGAGACGCTGGCCGACATCGCCAGCCACCCGCCCAAGGTGCAGGGCGATCTGGCCAAGGTGCGCGGCCTCAGCCCCGCATGGAAGGACAACGACATCGGCAAGCGCCTGATGAAGGTGCTGGCCGAGGCCGAGCCGCTGCCCAAGTCGGAAATGCCCGAGAAGATCAAGCAGGGCGCGCCATTGGGCAAGGAAGGCGCGCTGGTGGCCGACCTCCTCAAGCTGCTGCTGAAAATCCGCGCCCGCGAGATCGACGTCGCCCCGCGCCTCCTCACCCGCGCCGACGAGATGGAAGCGCTCGCTGCGGGCGTGCGCAAGCTGCCGGTGCTGGAAGGCTGGCGCTACGAGGTCTTCGGCAAGGACGCGCTCGATCTGGTCGAAGGCAAGCTCGCCTTCGCTGTCGAGAAGGGACGGCTGAAGATGACCCATATCGACGATGTGGTTGCGCCCGAAGCCCCCGCGCCTGAAGCCCCGGACGCGCTGGCAGCGGAATAG
- the aspS gene encoding aspartate--tRNA ligase, with the protein MHPYRTHTCAQLSSANVGETVRLSGWIHRKRDHGGVLFIDLRDHYGITQIVADTDSPALPVLEGLRVESVVTIEGTVKARTAGTVNANLATGEIEVFARGVTVQSAAEELPMPVADEQPYPEDIRLKYRFLDLRRETLHKNIMTRVAVIADMRQRMNAAGFNEFSTPILTASSPEGARDFLVPSRIHAGKFYALPQAPQQYKQLLMVAGFDRYFQIAPCFRDEDPRADRLPGEFYQLDLEMSFVTQEEVWETMEPVIQGTFAAFAGDKHVTPAGQFPRIPYDEAMLKYGSDKPDLRNPLIISDVSSHFTQSGFGLFEKIVGGGGVVRVIPAPATHEKSRKFFDDMNDWARKEGYAGLGYVTRKGGEFGGPIAKNHGADRMAELYAELGLGENDGLFFAAGKEADAAKLAGAARIRVGEELGLIDESRFELCWIVDFPFYEWNEDEKKVDFSHNPFSMPQGGIEALEGQDPLTIKAFQYDLVCNGYEIASGSIRNHKPETMVKAFEITGLTQTDVEERFGGMYRAFQYGAPPHGGMAAGVDRIIMLLCGAKNLREISLFPMNQRAEDLLMGAPSPAEPRSLRELHLRVVEPQAKPSAG; encoded by the coding sequence ATGCACCCCTACCGCACGCATACTTGCGCACAGCTTTCTTCCGCCAACGTGGGCGAGACCGTCCGCCTGTCGGGATGGATCCATCGCAAGCGCGACCATGGCGGCGTGCTGTTCATCGATCTGCGCGATCATTACGGGATCACCCAGATCGTCGCCGACACCGACAGCCCGGCGCTTCCCGTGCTCGAAGGGCTGCGGGTTGAAAGCGTCGTCACCATCGAAGGCACGGTCAAGGCGCGCACCGCCGGGACGGTCAATGCGAACCTTGCGACGGGCGAGATCGAAGTCTTCGCGCGCGGCGTGACGGTGCAGAGCGCGGCCGAAGAACTGCCGATGCCGGTCGCCGACGAGCAGCCTTACCCCGAGGACATCCGCCTCAAGTACCGCTTCCTCGATCTGCGGCGCGAGACGCTGCACAAGAACATCATGACCCGCGTGGCGGTGATCGCCGATATGCGCCAGCGGATGAACGCGGCCGGGTTCAACGAGTTCTCGACTCCGATCCTCACGGCTTCTTCGCCGGAGGGCGCGCGCGACTTCCTCGTGCCGAGCCGCATCCATGCGGGCAAGTTCTACGCGCTCCCGCAGGCGCCGCAGCAGTACAAGCAGCTGCTGATGGTCGCGGGCTTCGACCGCTATTTCCAGATCGCCCCCTGCTTCCGCGACGAGGACCCGCGCGCCGACCGTCTGCCGGGCGAGTTCTACCAGCTCGACCTCGAAATGAGTTTTGTGACTCAGGAAGAGGTGTGGGAGACGATGGAGCCCGTGATTCAGGGCACCTTCGCGGCCTTTGCGGGCGACAAGCACGTGACCCCGGCGGGCCAGTTCCCGCGCATCCCCTATGACGAAGCGATGCTGAAGTATGGCAGCGACAAGCCCGACCTTCGCAACCCGCTGATCATTTCGGACGTGTCGTCGCACTTCACGCAGAGCGGCTTTGGCCTGTTCGAGAAGATAGTCGGCGGCGGCGGCGTGGTGCGCGTCATCCCCGCGCCCGCGACCCACGAAAAGAGCCGCAAGTTCTTCGACGACATGAACGACTGGGCGCGCAAGGAAGGCTATGCGGGCCTCGGCTATGTCACCCGCAAGGGCGGGGAGTTCGGCGGGCCGATCGCCAAGAACCACGGCGCTGACCGGATGGCCGAACTCTATGCCGAGCTGGGCCTTGGCGAGAATGACGGGTTGTTCTTCGCCGCGGGCAAGGAAGCCGACGCTGCCAAGCTGGCGGGCGCCGCGCGCATTCGCGTGGGCGAGGAATTGGGCCTCATCGACGAGAGCCGCTTCGAGCTGTGCTGGATCGTCGATTTCCCGTTCTACGAATGGAACGAGGACGAGAAGAAGGTCGACTTCAGCCACAACCCCTTCTCGATGCCGCAGGGCGGGATCGAGGCGCTGGAGGGGCAGGACCCTCTCACCATCAAGGCGTTCCAATACGATCTGGTCTGCAACGGCTATGAAATCGCCTCAGGCTCGATCCGCAACCACAAGCCCGAGACGATGGTGAAGGCCTTCGAGATCACCGGCCTGACCCAGACGGATGTCGAGGAACGCTTCGGCGGGATGTACCGCGCCTTCCAGTACGGCGCGCCGCCGCACGGGGGGATGGCCGCGGGCGTCGACCGGATCATCATGCTGCTGTGCGGCGCGAAGAACCTGCGCGAAATCTCGCTCTTCCCGATGAACCAGCGCGCCGAAGACCTGCTGATGGGTGCGCCGTCACCGGCCGAGCCGCGCAGCTTGCGTGAACTGCACCTGCGCGTGGTCGAGCCGCAGGCCAAGCCGAGCGCCGGTTAA
- a CDS encoding CsbD family protein — translation MGKLVENIKGTANEVIGKAKQQSNDPETRADGLKQELKGKAQKVKGDVQGAFGDRI, via the coding sequence ATGGGTAAGCTTGTTGAAAACATCAAAGGCACGGCCAATGAAGTCATCGGCAAGGCCAAGCAGCAGTCCAACGATCCCGAGACTCGCGCTGATGGTCTGAAGCAGGAGCTGAAGGGCAAGGCGCAGAAGGTGAAGGGCGATGTGCAGGGCGCTTTTGGCGACCGTATCTAA